One window of the Salvelinus fontinalis isolate EN_2023a chromosome 2, ASM2944872v1, whole genome shotgun sequence genome contains the following:
- the LOC129810602 gene encoding A-kinase anchor protein 2 isoform X4, giving the protein MTSQPEERHGQGRNVTGREVEEGEEKVLGERKRIDRKSSKASEDASDDLKRDRTERKSVSFLDSVSVISAGGGDSSTTTSTMEVDAHPESCYPSQGLNGQGKKHQTQPLDTEVAQEIAYLDEVLEANCCDPEVDTMPLPSNGTAKPERDPREVSIDGTGPSVHVSNTDTQSPQTNHEVIVEDRKQTTFIDHQEVNSTSNSKPDGHSGPMGEHENYRNQGGETTPPTVMTIKKEARFELRAFQEEKKPSKLFDPCEKEVRVKKVRPSEEVAELERERLELIRGQAVKKNPGMGTKWWNPPQEKSLEEELEPDKLESHRKYEERKQQRRSEFTCGSSQTYAQYSMTFEPGFDPESNRDPAEVLQSTKEDIVVEQIDFSVARKQFLQIEHARQQQAERSQVTAPKRGVAPQLYSAKPFSRAPDSITHVDRSSSSVTVGYSSYLGSPLEANDVTTTTTRVRTEGMYYSQGEAQSPTTTLGQGEAQSPTTTLGQGETQSPTTTLGEGETRNRGPKETSMDNREGDGDFTCARAVMTILKDEGDSELCSSSLSLQHRSSSQSFHSPSASLSCHPEECDSGLDELSLRSQDTTVLETLSNDFSMDNVSDSDASNETMSAYLGETSLGEYSFPSTPQATTPVNGKMEEGTLRSPGERGRGPSEKELEYHAELLVQSAIQHALMNQQGEEWQGVPRATPQSFPYPLPERHLDLDVLPPSTGMLSPPRPEHQSPTPLDHPPALLDLHSPPSPQLCSPPSSLQQWQTPDQSLQSPPPQYQSSPSQTPQQQSPPAQFQLSPTQHQSPPPEQQSPPAQIEKPTNAPPPRRSSSGGPKILVQSALSRSLALNPDPVPVRTPVHIPPRHVEPYQPPELSPTPSEKDQFSYFSKYSEAAELRSTAEATRTQETEQSTGPFKLRSRKQRTLSMIEEEIRAAQEREEDLKKQRQSLGAVRSGPGPRTNQTGRPKTMPINSADKQKTNSLPAKLSLSGSLPPTKLTSKTAPGKIEKIRPVPPASPSSFEGPLPSPLSDLGSDDSGGSGRPKNFMQTLMEDYESHKVKRREKVEDNSVLEATRVTRRKSNMALRWEAGLYANEDGEEEEEEEEEEEEE; this is encoded by the exons AAATCCTCCAAGGCATCAGAGGATGCCAGTGATGATCTGAAGAGAGACAGAACGGAGAGAAAGAGCGTCAGTTTCCTCGACTCTGTCAGTGTGATCTCAGCGGGCGGAGGAGACAGCAGTACCACCACCAGCACCATGGAGGTGGACGCCCACCCTGAGAGCTGCTACCCCAGCCAAGGGCTCAACGGCCAGGGCAAAAAACACCAGACCCAGCCCCTGGACACAGAGGTGGCCCAGGAGATAGCCTACCTGGATGAGGTGTTGGAGGCTAACTGCTGCGACCCAGAGGTTGATACCATGCCATTGCCCTCTAACGGGACAGCGAAACCTGAGAGAGACCCCCGGGAGGTCAGTATTGACGGAACTGGGCCGTCCGTCCACGtctccaacacagacacacaatcccCACAGACCAACCATGAGGTCATAGTAGAGGACAGGAAGCAGACCACCTTCATAGACCACCAGGAAGTCAATAGCACCAGCAACTCCAAACCCGACGGCCACTCTGGCCCAATGGGAGAGCATGAGAACTACAGGAAccagggaggagagacaacacCCCCCACTGTGATGACCATCAAGAAGGAGGCACGTTTCGAGCTGCGGGCATTCCAGGAGGAGAAGAAGCCTTCCAAGCTGTTCGACCCGTGTGAGAAGGAGGTGCGCGTGAAGAAGGTGCGTCCATCGGAGGAGGTGGCAGAGCTGGAGAGGGAGCGGCTGGAGCTGATCCGAGGCCAGGCCGTGAAGAAGAACCCTGGCATGGGCACAAAATGGTGGAACCCTCCTCAGGAGAAAAGCCTGGAGGAGGAGCTGGAGCCAGACAAACTTGAGTCACACAGGAAGTACGAGGAGAGGAAGCAGCAGCGGAGGTCAGAGTTCACCTGCGGGTCTTCCCAGACGTACGCCCAGTACTCCATGACCTTTGAGCCCGGCTTTGACCCTGAGTCCAACCGGGACCCGGCAGAGGTTCTCCAGAGCACCAAGGAGGACATCGTTGTGGAGCAGATAGACTTCTCCGTCGCCAGGAAGCAGTTCCTCCAGATAGAACATGCCAGGCAGCAGCAGGCCGAGAGGTCACAGGTCACAGCCCCGAAGAGAGGTGTGGCACCTCAGCTCTACTCGGCCAAGCCCTTCTCCAGAGCGCCAGACAGCATCACCCATGTGGATAGATCCTCCAGCTCCGTCACAGTGGGCTACAGTAGTTACCTGGGCTCGCCACTAGAGGCCAACGAcgtcaccaccaccacaactagaGTCAGGACAGAGGGGATGtactacagccagggagaggccCAGTCCCCCACTACTACCTTGGGACAGGGAGAGGCCCAGTCCCCCACTACTACCTTGGGACAGGGAGAGACCCAGTCCCCCACTACTAccttgggagagggagagaccaggaaCAGGGGCCCCAAGGAGACCTCGATGGACAACAGAGAAGGCGATGGAGACTTCACCTGCGCCCGGGCCGTCATGACCATCCTGAAAGATGAGGGAGACTCTGAGTTGTGTTCCTCATCCCTGTCCCTGCAGCATCGTTCCTCCTCCCAATCCTTCCACTCCCCCAGTGCCTCCCTGTCCTGCCACCCAGAGGAGTGTGACTCCGGGCTGGACGAGCTCTCCCTGCGTTCCCAGGATACTACTGTCCTGGAGACCCTGTCCAACGACTTCAGCATGGACAACGTCTCCGACAGCGATGCGTCCAATGAGACCATGTCGGCCTACCTGGGGGAGACGTCTCTAGGGGAGTACTCCTTCCCTTCCACCCCCCAGGCCACCACGCCCGTCAATGGCAAGATGGAGGAAGGCACCCTCAGGTCCCCCGGGGAGCGGGGTCGGGGTCCGTCGGAGAAGGAGCTGGAGTACCATGCAGAACTCCTGGTGCAGAGTGCCATCCAGCACGCCCTTATGAACCAGCAGGGCGAAGAGTGGCAGGGGGTCCCCCGCGCCACCCCACAGTCCTTCCCCTACCCCCTCCCAGAGAGGCACCTAGACTTAGACGTCCTGCCGCCATCCACTGGGATGCTCTCACCTCCACGCCCAGAGCACCAGTCACCCACACCCCTAGACCACCCTCCAGCACTCCTAGACCTCCACTCACCTCCATCCCCCCAACTCTGCTCACCCCCAAGCTCACTGCAGCAGTGGCAAACACCTGATCAGTCCCTCCAGTCACCCCCACCCCAGTACCAATCAAGTCCATCACAAACCCCCCAGCAGCAGTCACCACCAGCTCAGTTCCAGTTAAGTCCAACCCAACATCAGTCTCCTCCCCCAGAGCAGCAGTCCCCCCCAGCCCAGATTGAGAAACCTACCAACGCCCCCCCTCCACGGAGGTCCTCTTCCGGAGGTCCTAAAATCCTCGTCCAGTCCGCCCTCAGTCGCTCACTGGCCCTAAACCCAGACCCCGTCCCAGTCCGCACCCCCGTCCACATCCCTCCTCGCCATGTAGAGCCCTACCAGCCTCCAGAGCTGTCGCCGACCCCCAGCGAGAAGGACCAGTTCAGTTACTTCTCTAAGTACTCCGAGGCGGCCGAGCTCCGCAGCACAGCAGAAGCCACCAGAACCCAGGAGACGGAGCAGAGCACCGGGCCGTTCAAGCTGCGCTCCCGGAAGCAGAGGACTCTGTCCATGATTGAGGAGGAGATCCGCGCGGCGCAGGAGCGAGAAGAGGATCTGAAGAAGCAGAGGCAGAGCCTGGGAGCGGTGCGATCCGGACCGGGCCCCAGAACAAACCAGACAGGGAGGCCCAAGACAATGCCTATCAACTCCGCGGACAAGCAGAAGACCAACAGCCTACCCGCCAAACTAAGCCTCTCCGGCAGCCTGCCGCCCACAAAACTCACCAGCAAGACGGCACCAG GTAAGATTGAGAAGATTCGTCCTGTGCCTCCTGCTTCCCCCTCCTCGTTTGAGGGTCCTCTGCCCTCGCCTCTCTCGGACCTCGGCAGTGATGACTCCGGGGGCAGCGGTCGCCCCAAAAACTTCATGCAGACCCTGATGGAGGACTACGAGAGTCACAAAGTGAAGCGCCGGGAGAAAGTAGAGGACAACAGc